From Bradyrhizobium sp. 4:
GAAGATCACCGATCGCATCAGCATGAACATCGACCTGCGGATGGGACATCAGCTTATCCGCACAGTCGGCCAATTCCGGCCAGAGCAGCTATTGATGAGTAAAGAAGCGGAAGCGGCCGGCTGCAAGATCGAAGACCTTCCAGGGTATTGGAGCATCCGATCTGTCATCAGCATCCAGAACCTTTATGACAGACTCCATCCAATCATTCCGATGGATCGCTTCATCAGGTCTATGGATGTGGATGGTAATTCTGATCTGGCATGCTAGATCAGGGTGGCGGCGCGGACTCTATTTCCTTAGTCGCTTAATCCCTTAGCACCTTGAGCAACGCAAAAGTAGGTCGTCCGAGCTTCACCGGCACATAGTCAGCCGCATGGATGCGGATCATCGCGAGCGAAAACTCAAATCCAGAGAGATCATCAGAGTCTCGCGCCCAGAAGGGTCTCGCTCGCATTGAAGCGATAGAGCAGGCTCAAGAGGCTGCATTGGATGCTCGAAAGCTGGCCCATGTCGATAACGAAAACCCCCAATTTTGTCAGGGAAGCGGACAAATCGAAGCGGCTGAAAAGAGAAGCGATTTGCTCGATTGCTGTAACTATGGCGGAGATCATCTCCGCTTAAGCACTTCGAATAGATCGCTTTTTGCAAGCGGGTTGCATCGGAGCATCTAAGCGACTTAGCCATAGACCCATGCCGCTGGCCCATGTCGAAGCAGAGCGGGCGAGGTTCGAAATGGCAAGGCGAATAAGAGCGAGTCAGAAGATATTCGACAGCGGCAGCTCGGATGGTCGACACTCATCGCGCATTAGCACGGGCCGCGATCTTCTGCCGAATGAAGATGGACGATCGCGATGGGCGCGCTTGCTCAAGGCAACCTATCGAGCGCTGATCCAGCATTGCGGCGGGGACGATGCCGTGACTGATCCGCAGCGCATCGCATGCCGACGCATCGGCGCGCTGGAGGCCGAACTCATCCATATGGAAGATCGCCTCGCGCGATTGCGGCGCTCGCGGAAAGAGCCGCCTCAGTCACTCTTGCAGAGCTATGCATCTCTGACGGCCCAGCAGCTTCGCCTCAGCAGGGAGATCGGATGGGGACGCCATGCGAAGACGCTCAATGATGGGCCGGCCGACCTCCAAAGCTATCTGGCGCAAAGAGCCAATCGAAATCGCAGCGTCATCCTCGATCATGAGGAATCCGAGTGATGCCGGCGAAGATCATTCATCGCATTAGGCCAGGGTATCCGAGCTTCTTGACGCAGGCGCGGCTTCGAAAGCTGAGAGCGGACTTTTGCAGCCAGCGATCGGCAGCCGCGAGCCGGGGCATCGGCTTCGCTTTGACCTTCAGCGACTGGCTCGCTGTCTGGATTGCGAGTGGCAAGCTTCTGAAACGCGGGCGTCATCGCGGCCAATATGTCATGGCTCGCATGGGAGACCGCGGGCCTTATGCGATCGACAATGTGGAGATCATTCCCCATGCTGAGAATGTCCGGCAATTCCACGTCGGCAAGATCGTGTCACTGGAGACCTGCCGGCGCATTTCCGCCGCGAAGCTTGGCAAGCCTAAATCAGCAGAGCATCGGGCTAAGCTATCCGCCGCGCTCCGGGGTCGGACCTTATCGCGGGAGCACAGCGCCAAAATCGGTGCTGCCAATCGGGTCGCTTGGACGCATCGCCGCGCTCAAATGGAGGCGCGTCCATGATCGTGCGCATCCGTCCCGCCTCAATCACCCGACATCGAGCCAAAGAGCGGCAGACGAGCCCGTCAGCCGGGCGCAATGGCATCTCAATCCTCGATGCCGTCCGAGATGCGCGGCTCTTCTGGCCTTGGTTCTCCAAGAAGCCGGAGAGCTGGGGGGCTTGGCTGACCTTCTTGGCGGCCCTCTTTGCCGTGCAGATGACGCCGGATCAGCTAAAGCTCTTTCAGCGGTGTACGGGCCGCAAGAAGCCACCGACTTCGGTCGCTCGATATGCCTATCTGATCTGCGGGCGAAGAGCCGGAAAGTCCTTTGTGCTGGCGCTTGTCGCGACTTTCCTAGCCTGCTTCTTCGACTATCGGCCGTATTTGGCTCCGGGCGAGCGCTGCACCGTTATGATCGTCGCCTCTGATCGACGGCAGGCACGGACGATTCTCCGCTATATCCGGGCGCTCCTGAAGGAGGTCCCGCTGCTTGCCTGCATGATTGAGCGCGAGACGGCTGAGGGCTTCGATCTCGATAACCGGGTGACGATTGAAATTTCGACAGCATCGATGAAATCGGTGCGCGGCTATACCGTCGTCGCCGCTCTTCTGGATGAAGCCGCCTTCTTCACCACTGATGAGGGATCGGCATCGCCGGACGCTGAGATCGTCAAGGCGATCAAGCCCGCGATGTCCACCATCCCGAACGCCATGCTGCTCGTCGCTTCATCGCCTTATGCGAAGCGCGGAGTGCTTTACGAAGCCTATCGGGATCATTTCGGGAAGGAGGGCGACCCCACGCTCGTGTGGCAAGCTGATACCCGGACGATGAACCCGAGTGTGCCGCAATCGGAGATCGACGAAGCCTATGCCGCCGACCCGGCATCAGCATCGGCTGAATTCGGCGCAGTGTTCCGAAATGACATCGAGAGCTACATTTCACTGGATACCGTCCTCGCCTGCGTATCTGACGGCATCTTTGAGCGGCCGGCCGAAAGAGGCTTCACCTATTCTGCATTCCTCGATCCGGCCGGCGGCTCGGGGCAGGACAGCTATACGCTGGCAATTGGACACCTCGATGCTGCGACCGGCATGGCGATTGTCGATTGCATCCGCGAAGCCAAGCCACCCTTTAGTCCCGAGGAGACGACTGCGACCTTCGCGGCGACGCTCAAGAGCTATGGCATCCGAAAAGTGATTGGCGACCGCTTCGCCGGAGAATGGGTGCGCGAACCCTTGCGCAAGCATGGCATCAGTTACGACCCGAGCGCCAAAGCCAAGAGCGACCTCTATCGGGACGTGCTGCCGCTGATCAATAGCCGCAAGATCGACTTTCTCCATCACAAGCGCATGGTGCAGCAATTCGTCGGGCTGGAGATGCGGACCTCTCGCGCCGGCAAGCCATCAATCGATCACGCGCCCAACCAGCACGACGATGTCAGCAATGCTGTCGCCGGCTTGATCGCGAACATCGGCGGCAAGCGCTATCGATACCGAAGCGATTTAGACTGGGTCGGCGGGGATGACTTGGACGACAACGCAACCTTCCGCGTCGGAAGGCTGCAAAGATATCTTTTCAGCGGAGGACTACTGCGATGAACTACGAAGCTTTCGACAGAGACGGCAAGCCGATCACCAATGGCAATTTACCAGATGGCGGCCGTATCCGGGTGACCGCCATGCTCATGGATGCCGCGCCCTCACCATTGCAAGCCATGCACCGGCCGGGCTTCGTCCAGCTTTCGGACGAACACGCGGAAGCGCGCGAGACGGCGCTGGCAGATCGCGACAGACGGCTATCAGA
This genomic window contains:
- a CDS encoding NUMOD3 domain-containing DNA-binding protein, which gives rise to MPAKIIHRIRPGYPSFLTQARLRKLRADFCSQRSAAASRGIGFALTFSDWLAVWIASGKLLKRGRHRGQYVMARMGDRGPYAIDNVEIIPHAENVRQFHVGKIVSLETCRRISAAKLGKPKSAEHRAKLSAALRGRTLSREHSAKIGAANRVAWTHRRAQMEARP